The genomic stretch GTCCCATGCGGCTGAATCGAGCCGGCAAGGTGAATCTCTTCCCGTTCGCAGTTCGAAAGGTCGGCTTTTCCGAACGCCGGGGTCGGTTGGACAGATATTGCCAACTCAATCCTCAGAGCCGTCCTGGGATTCCGGCTCCCGGTCTTCGAGGCCGTACCGGTTCAGCTTGGCATAAAGACTCTGCCGGCTAAGTCCCAACAACTCCGCTGTCGCGGTCCGGTTGCCGCGGGACGCCTCGAGGGCTTCTTTGACGTAATGTTGCTCGACGATGCTCACCGTATTCTTGACCAGCTTGCGCAGCGACGAGCGTCCGAGCTGTTCGCTGATCGGTCCAAGCGCAGCCCGCAATGAATCGCCCTCGCCCGTCGAGGACAGCCGGCGCGAAATATTCCGCATCAGCACCCCGATATAATTCTGGTCGCCGCCATCGCCGGCGACAGCGGAAATCTCGACCTCGGTCTCGCTGCCGAGTTCGCCGTGGATCACCGTCGAGAACAGCCGCACGGTCTTGTAGCGCTGCAGATTCGACAACAGCACGCTCAGATCCGCGCCGGGTTGCGACAACCAGCGCGCCAATGTCTCGCCGATCACCGAACCTTTGGAGCCGATCTGCACGATGTCCAGGAACGCCTGGTTGGCGTGACGGATGATGCCCGCGGCGTCCAGCGCCACGAAACCATCGGGGACACGATCGATCAGGCCCTTGAGGGTCGCCTGCTCGTCATGATCGCCGCCCCGCGCGGCAACCGCCGCCGCCGTGAACTGCAGCAAGAACACCTGCCCGGATTCGGACGACATCAACGAACCGCGCAGCATCCACGGTTTGGCGTCCTGGCCAAGATGCACGAGAATACTCAGCGCCTTGCCGCGCGCGCGGACGCGGGCCAGCATCTCGCGGACCACCTCGCGGTCCTGCAACGCCACGTCCTGGAGTATTTCGCGCCCGGCCAAATCTTCATTTCGTCGCTCGGACGCGCTGAGCGCCTCCACGGCGGCGCGATTGGCCTCGACGATCCGCAGGTCGGATGCGGAGACGATCACCACCGCTTCGTTGGAGGCGTCAAAGACAAGCCGGTAGCGGGTCTCGATTTCACGAAGCCGCCAATAATCGCGCTCCATGGTCTGCTGGGCGGCGATCAGGCGCGCGTGCAGTTCGGTCACGGCCTGAAGATTCTTGCCAACCGCGAGCATGCCGGCGCGATCGCCCAGCAACATCGTGGTGAATTCCATCGGAATTTCGACGCCGCTTGGAAAGCGCTGATTGATCTGGCGGAAGGCAGAAATGCCGCTCGACCTCGCATCCTCAACCATGCGCCGAACCTTATCGCCGCCGCTGTCTCCAGCAACGTCGGTCCAGGCCCGGCCGAGCCAACCATCCACGCTTTCGTTGGCCATGGCGGAGGACAATGTCGCGTCACGGATCACCCCGTCCATATCCAAAAGGAGGGTGATGTCCGGCTGAACTGGTTTCGCAGCCATTGTTCCGCTCTTGCTTGTAAGCTCGTGCTCCATCGACGATGAAGCGACCATAGCACGACTGTCAGGCAAATATGCAGACGTTATGCCAATTGCAAGTGACACAATTCGGCGAAGAATCCGGTCTGACACGCAATAATTGCGCCAAATCAATGCTATAAGTCAAGAAAACTATCTCTTTCCAAGCCCGCGCCGTGTCAGTAACGCTTTACAGGTCGTATCGGAACGGGTTTTGATGCGTCCTGTTGACTACGGGCTTCCGGCCTGCGTCGATCGGGGCGCAAACGACATCAAGGAGAGACAAGTGGTTCGTAAATTTCTCACATTTATGGCTTTGACGGCCGCCGGCGCTTTGTCGATTGGCACGGCTTCGGCCCAGGATCCTTCCGCAGGTGGCGATGCCGCCAAGGGTGCGATCGTGTTCAAGCAGTGCATGACCTGCCACCGCATCGGTCCCGATGCCAAGAACTTGGTCGGCCCGGCTTTGACCGGCGTGATCGGCCGGCAGTCCGGAACCGCACCGGGCTTCAACTATTCCGAGCTCAACAAGCATGCCGGCGAGGCCGGGCTGGTTTGGACCAATGCGCTGGTCTACGAGTACCTGCCCGATCCCAACGCCTTCCTGAAGAAGTTCCTGACCGACAAGGGTCACGCGGATGAGGCCAAGGGCTCGACCAAGATGACCTTCAAGCTCGCCGACGAGCAGAAGCGCAAGGACGTCATCGCCTATCTCGACACGTTCTCGAAGAAGTAAGTCCGACTCCATCAAGCCAGTCTGACTTTTCTGACTTTGCGGCGCCAACGCCGCGCCGATCTCAGCCGACGCTAGCTCCGCCAGCGTCGGCTGACGTCTATCAGATGGGCTATACCGGCAGCCCCGAGACAGAGCGTGGGCACCAGCCAGCCGCCGCCCGCCAATGTGACGCGCAGCGCCAGCAGCATCAAGGCTCCCGAACACAGGCCCGGCAAAAACTCGGCGGGCCGAATGCCGCGCCGGGTCCTGCGCCAATAGCCGACCACGGCGATCGCCTCGACCACAAGGAAGAGCAGAACCAGATCGACGAAGTGTCCGCTCGCGAAAAACCCGGTCATTGTCGCCATCGCGGATACTTTCGATCTGGAGCCTTCATCCCAGGTCGAACGGCGCGTTCAGCTGCACCACGGTCCAGTTGAGATAGGCGGCGAAGGTCACCCACAGGAGATAGGGCAGAAGATAGTAGCTCGCGGCGCGCGACATCCGCCAGAACGCCGCGATCGCAATCAGGATCGACAGCCACAGCAACGGCACTTCGACCAAGGCCCAATCCGGCCGCCGCGCCGCGAAGAACAACGTGCTCCAGACGATGTTCAGAAAGCCGTTGAGGGCGAACAGGCCGATCACCCATTCGCGCTGGCTCGTGGTCCGGGTGCCACGCCAGGCATAGATCGCCGACATCGCCGCCAGCGCGAAGATCAACGTCCAGGCCGGACCGAACAACCAGTCCGGCGGCTGCCACCATGGCTTCTGCAGCCGCTGATACCATGGCCCGGTGTCGGTCAGGGTCGCGCCGAGCGCGCCCACAAAGGTCGCCGCCGCCGCCGCGATCACGACGGGCTTCCAAAAACTCTTGCTTGCAACAACCATCAGACCGATGCCAACCCCGTCATATGCGCGAGGTTTTTAAAGAAGATTCGCACATGGGCAATGGGCTTGGCGCGCACCAGCTTCTTGTTCATGTAAGCGTCCCACGTCAGTTTCTGCACGTCGCGATCGCGGCAGATATTGACGAATTGTTCGCGGCGCTTGTCGTTGGAATACCAGTACCACTGCATCAGTCCGAGAATCCGGAACACCGAGCCGTTGGCCCGCATGAAGCGCTTGCGGGCAAGCTTCAGCGCCTTTGCATCCGCGGTTGCGAGGAACTCATCGACAGCCTCCGCCGCCAGACGCCCACCCAGCATCGCATAATAGATGCCCTCGCCCGACGCCGGCGCCACCACGCCAGCGGCATCGCCAGCCAGCAGCACGCTGTGTCCGTCGTCCCATCGCGGCAACGGATGCAATGGGATCGGCGCGCCTTCCTTGCGGATGGTCTCGACCTCGTCGAGACCGGCGGCCTTGCGCAATTCGCCGACCGAATCGCGCAGCGAGAAGCCCTTCATCATCGAGCCGGTGCCGACGCTGACGGTGTCACCATGCGGAAACACCCAGCCGTAGAAATCCGGCGACACCGTGCCCTGATAGTAAACGTCGCAGCGCTGGCTGTCATATTTGACCGTCGGGGATTGTTGCGGCGCGCGGATGATCTCGTGATAGGCGAACACATAGGGCACCCGATCGTCGCCGGGCAGGAACTGCCGAGCCACCGCGGAGACCGCGCCATCGGCGCCGATCAGCGCGCGGGTCCGCACGCTGGCCTCACGCATCGTGCCGTCGGCCGCGCGCTCGTCATAATGCACTGTGTTGACGCCGCTCTCGTCGCGCTCATAGCGCTTGAACAGCCCGGTGCGCCGCTCGGCGCCGGCTTCCGCGGCGCGGCTGCGCAGCCATTCGTCGAAGAATTCGCGGTCGACCATGCCGACATAGCCGCCATCGATCGGCATATCGACTTCGACATCGGACGGCGACACCATCCGCGCCGCCTTGATCTTGGCGACGATCATATGATCGGGAATCGCGAAATCGCGGATCGCGCGCGGCGGGATTGCGCCGCCGCACGGCTTGATGCGCCCGGCCCGATCGAGCAGAACGACTCGGCGGCCGGATTCGGCCAGGTCGTGCGCCGCGGTTGCACCCGCAGGGCCGCCGCCGATAATGACTGTATCGTAAATGTCGGATTTCTCGGTCATCTCAACCTCCGGCAACAGCTGCTGTGGATAAATTGACGGTGTCAGCTTGATGTCGTCGGTCCTTGACCTGGGCCCGATGAACCCAGACCGCCATGACCGCCGACACCAGGAACAGCCCCGCTTCGCTGGCGAACACCACCGCGTAGGACAGCGTCGGCGACGACAGGATCTGCCGGGCGACATCGCTGGCGAGGGTGCCGACGAAGCCGCCGATGCCGAAGGCGATCGCCTGTGCGGCGCCCCACAATCCCATCCGCACGCCTTCTCGTTTCTCGCCGCCGGCGCTGACCAGCGCCATCATCGATCCGATCGCCGCCACCGCATAGGCGCCGTTGGTGACGCCGAGCATGAACACAGTTTGGCGCAGCGGCCAGGACGGGCCGATCAGCGCCGCGGCCGCCAGGCAGAGCAGCGCGATCGCCGAGGCGACGCAGCCGCCGACGGTCCAGATCGGCAGATTGCCGCGTGATTTCGGAAACACCGCGCCGATCAGCGGCACCAGCGCCATGCCCAGCAAGGTGCCGCCATGCTGGATGCCGGAGAGCTTGGTGGTTTCGCCGGGCGTAAAGCCGAACACCGCGCCGGCGAAGGGCTCCAGGATCAGATCCTGCGCGCTATAGGCCAGCATCGACACGAACACGAAGATCGCGAAGCGCCGCGCCTGCGGCTCGGCCCAGACTTCCGCGAAAGCGGCCCGGAACGAGGATTTTTGCCCGGGCTGCGGCGGCTCCGGGGCAGCGGAGGTCACCGCAACGCCGCGGCCCTCGATGCCCCAGACGCCGATGACGGTCAGAACCATCGCGACCAGCGACACGCATCCCGAAACCACGACCAGCCGGGTCGGCGAGAACGGATCGAGCAATTGACCGGCGACGCCGGTGGTGACGATGAATCCGGCGATCATCATCACCCAGACGATGGTCGCCGCTGCCGCGCGCCGCTTGTCGTCGGTACGTTTGGCCAGCAGCACCAGCAGCGAGGTGCCGGCGGCGCCGACGCCGACGCCGATCAGGCCGAACGCGGCGATCGCCAGCGTAATTCCGAACAAGGGCTGCGTGGTCATCCACGCGGTCGCCACCGCTGCCAGAAATCCACCGATCGCCAGCACCGCCATGCCGCCGACGATCCACGGGGTTCGTCGCGCGCCGAGATCGGAGCCATGCCCCCAGGCCGGACGAAACACCTGGAGTGCGTAGTGGATCGCCACCAAGGCGCCGGGCAGCATTGCCGGCAGCGCCAGTTCGACCACCATCACCCGGTTCAGGGTCGAGGTGGTGAGGACGACGATGGCGCCGAGGCCGGTCTGCACCAGCCCCATCCGCACGATGCCAAGCCAGGAGAGCGGCTTCACCGCTGTCGGGTTCATGCTGGGACTCCGAAGGATGAGACGGCAACCGCGCTCGCCATCATGCCGATGACATAGAGCGCAACGCCGAGGCCCGAGAACCACGTCGCCCGCTCGACCGGCGCCCGCAGGAACCGCACCATCAAGACGAGTTGCACCGCCAGCACCAGGCCGACGATGCCGCCCTGGATCGGACGTTGCCATGCCAGCAGAAGTGCAATCACGATCAGCTGCGGGATCGCCATCACCGCGCAGGTGACGCGCGCGGCGTTGTCGACCCCGAGCTTGACCGGCAGCGAGCCGACGCCGGTCTTGATGTCGCCCTCGATCGACTTGAAGTCGTTGAGGGTCATGATGCCGTGCGCGCCGGCGCTGTAGAGCAGCGCGAGCGTCACGATCCACCAGGCCGGCAGGCCGCCGATCATCACGGCCGCGCCGGTAAACCAGGCAAAGCCCTCATAGCTGATGGCGCAGGCGCCGTTGCCGAGCCAGCCATTCTGCTTCAGCCGCAGCGGCGGCATCGAATAGAACCAGGCCAGCACCAGGCCGAGCACGGCCGCGCCGAACACCCAGGCGCCGAGTTGGCTGGCGAGCAGCAGCGACGCGCCGGTCCACAGGAAAGAGAGATACAACCCCCAGCGGCCGGGAATGCGACCTGAGGGAATCGGCCGGTTCGGCTCGTTGATGGCGTCGACATGGCGATCGAACCAGTCGTTGACGACCTGGCTGGTGGCCACCAGCAGCGGCCCGCACAGCACGATGCCGGCGATCACTTCCGGCCAGCGCTGCGAGATCGGCACGCCGGACGAGACCACGCCGCAGGCGAACGCCCACATCGGCGGAAACCAGGTGATCGGGTGCAGCACCTCGAGCACCGCGGAGGGGGCCGGCCGCAGGGCCATGCTGTTACTCATCCGCCGCCTCTCCTTCTGGTGCATGTTCGGCAAGCCCATAGCGCCGCAATTTGACATAGAGGCTCTGACGGCTGAGGCCGAGCATATCGGCGGCCGACGCCCGATTGTCGCCGGTCAATTCCAACGCCGCCTCGATCGAGAGCTTCTCGATCACGTCGGTGGTCTCGCGCACCAGATCGCGCAGCGGCACGCGGCCGATCAATTCGGTGAGCTGCGCCACCGAGCGCGGCAATTCGCGCTTCGACGAGGTGGCGCTCGACAGTCGCTTCTCCACATTCCTGATCGCAAAGCCGAAGCATGGCTTGTCGTCGCTGTCCGCCACCGCCACGGCCGAGACCTCGACCTCGGCGATCGCGCCATACTCCCCGCGCATGACGGTCGAGAACAGCTTGATCGATCCGTTCTGCCGCAGATTCGCCAAGGCAACGCTGAGGTCGACGCCGGTTCGGCCGAGCCAGCGGTCGAGCGGTTCGCCGCGCGACTGTTCCGCGCTGCCCAGTTGGGCCATTTCCAAAAAAGCCAGATTCGCCCTCACCACGCGGCCATCGAACTGGGTGATCACGAGCCCATCCGCTGCTGCCTCGAAATATCTCACCAGCACCGACGTCGCCTTCGCGAAGGCACCTTCCGGCAATGAATCAGACGACGCCAGCCGGACCAGGAACAGTGCGGCATTCTCCTGGCGGAACAACGACGCCGACAGATCGCATCCGCGCCCCTCATTGGCGAGGCGGACACGGGCGCGGCCGTCGCGGCCGCTCGAGCGGACATCGGCCAGCAGATTCAGCACCGCCTGCTGATCGGCCGCAGCAAAATGGCTCGCCATCGAAGAGTTCAGCATCTGCGGCGCACTGACGTCGAACAGAGCAAGCGTCGCCGGATTGGCATCGACGACCAGTTCGCTTGCCGCATCGACGATCATCACCGCTTCCGCCGACACCTGAAACAGCAGACGATAGCGGGTTTCGGCGTGGCGCAGCCGGATATAGTCCCGCTCCATTGATTGCTGCGCATTGATCAAACGCTGCTGCATCGCCGCGAGCTGGCGCAAATCGCGCCCGACCACGACGAGGTGATCTTGGCGGTCGATATTGATCGCCGAATACATGATCGGAATGTCCTCGCCCCGCGGCGAGGGATGATTGACCTGACGCCAGTTCGAAGCATCCTTGGAGGTTGCCTCGTGCAACAGCTCACGGACCTTCGGTTGGGTGTCCGACGTCACGATTTCCACGAATCGCGAGCCGAGCCAACGGCCCTGCCCGTCCAGTTCGAGAGACAGCTCGTCCTTGTTAAACGCCACGTCCCGGATCACGCCCTGTCCGTCGACCACCAGCGCGACATCGGTCGCCGCGGCAATCAGCTTGGCAGCGGACAGAGCACCGAGATCCCCCAGCGACTCCTTCGGAGATTTGAACACTTGCACCAGGGCAAATATCCTCCAGCAAAAAGGGGGCCTCCACCCCGGCGTCCACGCCCCTTAACCGAGCAGACTTCTTAACCTTGGCTTAACATTGCCGCCCCGGGAGACTGTCGTTCGCACGCGCAGGCAACTCGGTAAGCATTTGGATAAAGCAGCGTGGTCGGCTGCTGATAGAGATCTTGGCGGCGGCGTATCTGCAAGCAACTCTTCAACAGGTTGACCTAGCTTGTCGTCGAACTGCTTCGATCGTCGTTCGGTTGTCCGGTCGCGCTCTACCCGTTGCCCATTCGGCGTAACCCATGGGCTGGTCGAAAACGATCGGGGAAAGCACTTGCGCGCGCCAGACCGGCGAAATGCAGATCGGACGCGCGCATACTGTTCGGGTCGTCGTGCGCTCTCTTATCGCATCGGGGCCAGCCCGTGCTTGACGCCCCAGTCGAACCAATTATCCACGACCGGACCGGTCAGGATGATTCCGATGCCGCCGGTGAGCGGGACCAGCACGGCGAACCACCACGCCCAGCGGTGAATCGATTCCGCCGTTGCGTTGAAGCCCATCGTCCAGCGCCAGAACAGAGCAGCGCGTTCAAGTGCGGTACCGCGGTCAACCATCTGCTCGATTTCCCGCTCGCCGCCGTAGCGGCTGACGGAAAGGATGGTCGCGCCGTGCATGGCGAACAGCAATGCCGAGCCGTA from Rhodopseudomonas sp. BAL398 encodes the following:
- the ppsR gene encoding transcriptional regulator PpsR, encoding MAAKPVQPDITLLLDMDGVIRDATLSSAMANESVDGWLGRAWTDVAGDSGGDKVRRMVEDARSSGISAFRQINQRFPSGVEIPMEFTTMLLGDRAGMLAVGKNLQAVTELHARLIAAQQTMERDYWRLREIETRYRLVFDASNEAVVIVSASDLRIVEANRAAVEALSASERRNEDLAGREILQDVALQDREVVREMLARVRARGKALSILVHLGQDAKPWMLRGSLMSSESGQVFLLQFTAAAVAARGGDHDEQATLKGLIDRVPDGFVALDAAGIIRHANQAFLDIVQIGSKGSVIGETLARWLSQPGADLSVLLSNLQRYKTVRLFSTVIHGELGSETEVEISAVAGDGGDQNYIGVLMRNISRRLSSTGEGDSLRAALGPISEQLGRSSLRKLVKNTVSIVEQHYVKEALEASRGNRTATAELLGLSRQSLYAKLNRYGLEDREPESQDGSED
- a CDS encoding c-type cytochrome; its protein translation is MVRKFLTFMALTAAGALSIGTASAQDPSAGGDAAKGAIVFKQCMTCHRIGPDAKNLVGPALTGVIGRQSGTAPGFNYSELNKHAGEAGLVWTNALVYEYLPDPNAFLKKFLTDKGHADEAKGSTKMTFKLADEQKRKDVIAYLDTFSKK
- a CDS encoding TspO/MBR family protein, giving the protein MVVASKSFWKPVVIAAAAATFVGALGATLTDTGPWYQRLQKPWWQPPDWLFGPAWTLIFALAAMSAIYAWRGTRTTSQREWVIGLFALNGFLNIVWSTLFFAARRPDWALVEVPLLWLSILIAIAAFWRMSRAASYYLLPYLLWVTFAAYLNWTVVQLNAPFDLG
- a CDS encoding geranylgeranyl diphosphate reductase is translated as MTEKSDIYDTVIIGGGPAGATAAHDLAESGRRVVLLDRAGRIKPCGGAIPPRAIRDFAIPDHMIVAKIKAARMVSPSDVEVDMPIDGGYVGMVDREFFDEWLRSRAAEAGAERRTGLFKRYERDESGVNTVHYDERAADGTMREASVRTRALIGADGAVSAVARQFLPGDDRVPYVFAYHEIIRAPQQSPTVKYDSQRCDVYYQGTVSPDFYGWVFPHGDTVSVGTGSMMKGFSLRDSVGELRKAAGLDEVETIRKEGAPIPLHPLPRWDDGHSVLLAGDAAGVVAPASGEGIYYAMLGGRLAAEAVDEFLATADAKALKLARKRFMRANGSVFRILGLMQWYWYSNDKRREQFVNICRDRDVQKLTWDAYMNKKLVRAKPIAHVRIFFKNLAHMTGLASV
- a CDS encoding BCD family MFS transporter, with translation MNPTAVKPLSWLGIVRMGLVQTGLGAIVVLTTSTLNRVMVVELALPAMLPGALVAIHYALQVFRPAWGHGSDLGARRTPWIVGGMAVLAIGGFLAAVATAWMTTQPLFGITLAIAAFGLIGVGVGAAGTSLLVLLAKRTDDKRRAAAATIVWVMMIAGFIVTTGVAGQLLDPFSPTRLVVVSGCVSLVAMVLTVIGVWGIEGRGVAVTSAAPEPPQPGQKSSFRAAFAEVWAEPQARRFAIFVFVSMLAYSAQDLILEPFAGAVFGFTPGETTKLSGIQHGGTLLGMALVPLIGAVFPKSRGNLPIWTVGGCVASAIALLCLAAAALIGPSWPLRQTVFMLGVTNGAYAVAAIGSMMALVSAGGEKREGVRMGLWGAAQAIAFGIGGFVGTLASDVARQILSSPTLSYAVVFASEAGLFLVSAVMAVWVHRAQVKDRRHQADTVNLSTAAVAGG
- the chlG gene encoding chlorophyll synthase ChlG, whose protein sequence is MSNSMALRPAPSAVLEVLHPITWFPPMWAFACGVVSSGVPISQRWPEVIAGIVLCGPLLVATSQVVNDWFDRHVDAINEPNRPIPSGRIPGRWGLYLSFLWTGASLLLASQLGAWVFGAAVLGLVLAWFYSMPPLRLKQNGWLGNGACAISYEGFAWFTGAAVMIGGLPAWWIVTLALLYSAGAHGIMTLNDFKSIEGDIKTGVGSLPVKLGVDNAARVTCAVMAIPQLIVIALLLAWQRPIQGGIVGLVLAVQLVLMVRFLRAPVERATWFSGLGVALYVIGMMASAVAVSSFGVPA
- the ppsR gene encoding transcriptional regulator PpsR, translating into MQVFKSPKESLGDLGALSAAKLIAAATDVALVVDGQGVIRDVAFNKDELSLELDGQGRWLGSRFVEIVTSDTQPKVRELLHEATSKDASNWRQVNHPSPRGEDIPIMYSAINIDRQDHLVVVGRDLRQLAAMQQRLINAQQSMERDYIRLRHAETRYRLLFQVSAEAVMIVDAASELVVDANPATLALFDVSAPQMLNSSMASHFAAADQQAVLNLLADVRSSGRDGRARVRLANEGRGCDLSASLFRQENAALFLVRLASSDSLPEGAFAKATSVLVRYFEAAADGLVITQFDGRVVRANLAFLEMAQLGSAEQSRGEPLDRWLGRTGVDLSVALANLRQNGSIKLFSTVMRGEYGAIAEVEVSAVAVADSDDKPCFGFAIRNVEKRLSSATSSKRELPRSVAQLTELIGRVPLRDLVRETTDVIEKLSIEAALELTGDNRASAADMLGLSRQSLYVKLRRYGLAEHAPEGEAADE